The following proteins are encoded in a genomic region of Anomaloglossus baeobatrachus isolate aAnoBae1 chromosome 6, aAnoBae1.hap1, whole genome shotgun sequence:
- the LOC142244004 gene encoding uncharacterized protein LOC142244004: MSARELRQLIADNEAWLRRPQNQGQAITVHRLRSQERHQRRPTTGRQRDSNAVTERRGRPARDPLHRRGQEGRERSRSPLRPAPAGSFSSTAEGSSGRSRERSRSPPRPAPAGSSSSTVEGSSGRSRERSHSPPRPAPAGPSSSTAEGSRGRSRERSRSPPRPAPAGPSSSTVEGSRGRSRERSRSPLRPAPAGPSPSINAPIQPQAEPVIPPPLPQVEPPVQNVPAPRRRRGRVSWRARQIARLPTRNVTSQEEGERCPICIEDYQIGEQLTVIPCNHFFHLGCISDWLRSSPHCPLCRNHCFRRAPQ; this comes from the exons ATGAGTGCCCGGGAGCTGCGTCAGCTGATTGCTGACAATGAAGCATGGCTGCGCCGACCACAAAATCAAG GTCAGGCCATAACTGTCCATAGGTTGAGGTCTCAAGAAAGACATCAGAGAAGACCTACCACTGGACGTCAGAGAGAcagcaatgctgtcactgagagaagAGGAAGACCTGCCAGAGATCCTCTACACCGTAGGGGACAAGAGGGCAGGGAAAGAAGCCGATCTCCTCTAAGACCAGCCCCTGCCGGGTCCTTCAGCTCAACAGCGGAGGGCAGCAGTGGCAGGAGTagagaaagaagccgctctcctcctaGACCAGCCCCTGCCGGGTCCTCCAGCTCAACAGTGGAGGGCAGCAGTGGCAGGAGTAGAGAAAGAAGCCACTCTCCTCCTagaccagcccctgccgggccttccagctcaacagcggagggcagcaggggcaggagcagagaaagaagccgctctcctcctagaccagcccctgccgggccctccagctcaacagtGGAGGGCAGCAGAGGCAGGAGTAGAGAAAGAAGCCGTTCTCCTCTAagaccagcccctgccgggccGTCACCATCCATCAACGCACCTATTCAACCGCAGGCAGAGCCTGTGATCCCACCACCACTGCCACAGGTGGAGCCACCTGTACAAAATGTACCTGCGCCAAGGAGAAGGCGTGGTAGGGTTAGCTGGAGGGCTCGCCAAATTGCGAGACTCCCAACAAGGAATGTAACCTCACAGGAGGAGGGCGAGAGATGTCCCATATGTATAGAGGACTATCAGATCGGAGAGCAGCTCACAGTCATCCCGTGCAACCACTTCTTCCATCTGGGTTGCATTTCTGACTGGctgcgctccagccctcactgcccccTGTGCCGTAACCACTGCTTCAGACGCGCACCACAATGA